In Nakaseomyces glabratus chromosome A, complete sequence, the DNA window CACATACTTCTCGGGGAACTGCGACGGAAACCCCCTTGGCACCCACGCGGTAGCTGAAATCATCGTCTATACTGGCCTCTCCTGCTCCAACGCACACACACTACTCActtatgcgatgagcttccTTTTCATacttgcgatgagctcgCAGctgaagctcatcgctttgaaaaatttttagTTTCCCGCACAGAAACTCACACAGAACGAGTTTAGTTTGGGATAAGATAGTGCCCCGGTGCTAGTTCTGACAAGTACTTCTGTCAGTTAGTCCTGTCAAGTAGCCCTGTCAAGTAGCCCTGTCAAGTAGCCCTGTCAAGTAGTTCTGAGAGTTGCTTGCTGAAGTTGCCGTCTATCCCTGGAAGTGCTGGCCTTTGAGAGATGAGTGAGAAGAAGATCGAGGAGCTTTTGAAGCTTCTGAGCATGAACAATGGGGACATGTCGAAGTTGACAGCGAACCAGCGGAAGGAGATGAAGGAGTACAAGTTCTGGAAGACGCAGCCTGTGACGAAGTTTGACGAGGAAGTGAAGGAGGAAGGGCCCATCCACGAGGAGAAGACGCCTGCGGATATACCTGACGAGCCGCTGCCCCTGTTGCCAGACTTCGAGTGGTGTGCCATTGATGTCGACGACGAGAAGCAGTTGGAGGACGTGTTTGTGCTGCTGAATGAGAACTACGTGGAGGACCGCGATGCGTCGTTCAGGTTCAATTACACCCGCGAGTTCTTCAACTGGGCGCTCAAGAGCCCCGGCTGGACCCCCGACTGGCACATCGGTGTGCGTGTGAAGGCCTCCAAGAAGCTGATTGCGTTCATCTCCGCCATCCCAGTGAGGCTCAGAGTGAGAGCCAAGGTTATCGACAGCGTCGAGATCAACTTCCTATGTGTGCACAAGCAACTGAGATCAAAGAGGTTGACTCCCGTGCTGATCAAAGAGATCACCAGACGTGTCAACAAGCGCAACATATGGCACGCACTGTACACAGCCGGTGTGGTGTTGCCTGCTCCGGTGAGCACCTGCAGGTACGCACACAGACCGTTGAACTGGGACAAGCTATATGAGGTCCAGTTCACTGACCTGCCTCCGAACGCCACGAAGGCGGAGATGGTGGCCAAGTACACGCTTCCAAAGGCAACGAAGACCGCCGGTCTGAGAGAGTTGAGACTCGAGGATGTAGACCAGGCCCTGGCACTGTTCAACAGGTACCAGTCCCGGTTTGATATCGTCCAGGAGTTCACCAAGGAAGAGTTCATACATTGGTTTATTAACGACAAGAACGTTGTGGAACAGGACAAGAGGGTTGTATTCTCCTATGTTGTTGAGAGCGAGGGCAAGGTAACAgacttcttctctttctacTCACTGCCATTCACAATCTTGAACAACTCCCGCTACAAGGACCTGGGTATCGGTTACTTATACTACTACGCCTCGGATGCCGACTTCAAGTTCGAGGACAGGTTCGACAAAGAAGGTACATCACTCCTAAAGCAAAGACTCTCCACGTTGGTGCAGGACGCATGTATCATCGCGGCACAGAACAAGATGGACGTCTTCAACGCTTTGTCCTCCCAGGATAACACACTGTTCCTGGAAGACCTGAAGTTTGGTCCAGGTGACGGGTTCTTGAACTTCTACCTGTTCAACTACAGAACATTCCCAATCACCGGTGGCCTGACTGAGGACCAGCACTTCGACACCGAGCACCGCAGTAACGTCGGCGTTGTCATGCTGTAAAAGCCACCATTGCCCTGTGTATAGAACATATGTACCCAGTATTTATGTAAGAGAATATCCCATTCACATCTCGCTATGCATCGCTATGGCTTATGACAAAGAGATGGCTGGGCTTTTCCCCACAGAAAATCCCGCagcaagaaagaaaacGCATCAAAGTGATAAGAGACTCGCCATGGCTTTGAAGACAATGGTGGAGTGGTATAATGGGGACTGGAAATCTGGAATGTAGAACTAGTATCGAGCATAAGATCTATTATGTCATTCTCATTTGTAATGATCTATCGGTAGTGGGGTCCTTTGAATGGACCCTGGGTGCTCAGCCATTTTAAAACGCCATTTCTTTGTGAGCCATGGCTTCTGATGTGATACCTATTTTTGGTAGAACCTGTATGGTGCAAGGCTTGTAGATCTTGGCGTGGCTTGCAGATCTCTAGCATGGCTAGTTTTCAACTGAATTTGATGTTCTGATCTGAGGTATATAAAGTGGTGGCATAGCACTGATAGATTGCCATTACTCTCTCATAAAACCTAAGTCAACAAGTAAAGAAAATACTACAATtccaaatacaaaaatgaaaCTCACACAAGTCGCTCTAATCTGCTCAATTGCATCTGTTAACGCTTCCACTGGTGGTCTTGATGACAACTTTGGTGGTAAGGCCGACAGTTCCAAGGAGAGCCCATCTGGCTCTCAGGCCGCTGACTCTGATTCGCCAAGCTCGCAAGTTGAAGCACAAGTGCCAAGTGCCAACGCTGCAGCTCAGCTTCCAAGCTCCAAGGCTGTCTCCCAAGTGCCTACTCAAAGTGTTGTGCAAAACTCCAACGTTGTCTCCAGTGCCAAGGGCAAAGACGGTTTTGCCGTTGAACCAAGCACCACCATTACTACCACAGATGCCAACGGTAACCCAACCACAAAATATCTGTGGTGGATCCCAGAAGCTACTCCATCTGTTTCCGCTAAGTCTGCCCCTACTTCAGTAGAAGACTCTGAATCCAGCTCGTCCAGTGCCGTTGTCTCTAGCACTGTCTCTCCTAGCGCTGTTTCCAGTGCCAGTGTCGTTAGCTCATCTCACAAATCCATTGTCTCTGACTCTGCCTTGCTGCAAAACTCTGATTTCTCCAGTGTTGTTTCCAGCTCTGTTTCCAGTTCTGCTTCCAGTTCTGCTTCCAGTTCTGCTTCGAAGGGCAAGAAGGGCAAGGACTCCGACGCCAGCTCCTCTGTGTCCTCCCACTCGAGAAGACCAGATGAGCCCATCACTGTACTAACATACTTGGACTCCGAGGGCCACACTGTGACCTCGAAGGTGTGGTGGACCCCTACAGGAGTCACATCGAGCAACACCGCCTCGGTGTCGGTATCCTCATCGATAGAGAGCAAAGAGAACAAGGCAGTGAGCTCAGTGCATGGCAAGAAGGACAAGAAGAGCAAGCACCAGAAGTCCCACTCCAGCACTACAGTGGAGACCACTACTGCCTCGTCATCAAAGGAACACACATCCAAGCACAAGGGCAAGGGCAAGTCCAAGTCCACCGTGGAGACCGTGCACACCAGCGTCTCCCACAGTGCCTCCCACAGTACCTCACAGAGTGTCAGCGAAGTAGCCAAGAGAGCAGTCCATTTCGAAAACGCAGGCGTAGTCGACAAGTACCCTCTCGTGCTAGCAGCAGGTTCCCTAGCCATCGCACTACTATTATAGTTTCCAAACCCGTTTTATAGAATTTCTGTACACTAGATAGCTCACATAGGCGCcataaaataaaagtttCAAGCATTAGAATAAAACCAGAAGCTGCACTCAACAGCATTGCAAAGATACTCAAGCGTTAATGCACCATGACTACCAGATATTAGCCTCAATGTGATTCATGAAGTGTATACCACTACATCACATGACCATACCCCACACGAcatccccccccccctgTGAGGTGAAGACTCGCTGGTTATAAAGCCAAAGGCTATTGGTTAGTGAGTCCTTGCTTCGATGGGCGATGGGCAGTGCGCCAAGGGAGCAAAGATAGTTATATTGGATGGTTTTGGTTCATAGGAGTGTGCATGTGTTTGAGAATGACTTTGCGTCTGTGTCCTGTGCGTTCTTCAACCGGTACCCGAACCCATACTCGCGGACAGTGAAGTCGATAGACACGTTGAACCAGCAGGTGCTGGACGGCAAGCTGCACACGACGCGGTTGCTGCGGAAGACCGGGAACATGCCTGTGTGGGCTCGTCCTTTCCTCGGGAGGATATCTGAGTCCTGGGTGATAGAGGTGTCTGTGGTGGACCCGCAGCGCGGGAGGATGGAGACGTTCACCAAGAACCTGGACCACACCAGGATCATGCAGGTGGAGGAGTACAGCACATACGACTACAACTTCGAGACGCGGAAGACCAGCGTGGTGAGCCGAGTGAAGTTTTCCAGTGGGTTCACCACGGGGCTGCGTGAGCGTCTGGAGAACTGGTCGAGGTCCATATTCGACGAGAACGTCAAGTACAGCAGGCAAGGTATGCTGTttgtgatgaagaagatcgAAGAGAAGAGGAACAAGAGGTCCTTGCTGCAGCAAATCCAGAACATCGAGCCTTGAACCCAAGGATATTTATGTGTGGGAAATCAATTTTCCGATTAACgacttttattttctttgccATACAAGAGAGTTTGCGTCGCTACTCAGCGATGCAAAGGCAATATCTCTCTTGGAGTGACTATAAAAACTgctctttattattttgttatcTTCCAGGGAATTATTTATTCGATCGTGATCGCCCggttttttttactttccCTTCTCTACAGCTTTTATCtttcttgttgttttttttgtacATAGATGACACCTCCACTACACTATATAAACTTATTTATTCGTATTGACCCTATAGATAGCCAAAGACTATTACGTTTCTAGCCTGACAGCCAAGCACAACGGACTATACTTGCTCACCTCCTCATGGCAGACACGCTATTATGGTCTCATGCCACGATACACCTGGAATTCTCacttctttgaaaaaaaatgaagaaaatagtCGATGAGCTGACATATTAGATGGATAAGCTATTGtaaatttatttcatttggTCTTAGAATCAGCATCAGACGCTAGAAACTATATACAGATTGCGAAGATGTCTTGGGATGATGCTGGAAACGACGATGCTGTCCTGATGGACTCCTGGGATGCCGAGGTTGATTTTGCCGGCGATGAGCCTATTCTGGACTCATGGGATGAGGAGCCAAAGGCCAAGAAGGAGGCTGCCAAGCCTAAGCCTAAGCCAAAGGCTGGTGGTAAGAAGAATGCCAAGGGTgaggagaagaaagagCAAGTGCTGGCCATTGATGAGCTAGATCCTCAGACGCGGAAGGagctgatgaagaaggcCGAGCTAGAGTCCGACTTGAACAACGCTGCTGATCTTCTTGGAGACTTGGAGATGGCCGAGGAGCACCCAAGAGCTCGTGCTATGCAGAAGGAGCAAGAATTGGCAGCACAAGCCGCACTTTTGAGACCTGCGATGACTAAAGACACACCAATTGAAGACCACCCATTATTCAAGGCAGAGACCAAGAAGGAATACCAGGACCTAAGAAAGGCATTGGCTACTGCCATTGTCACTATGCATGAAAAATCTTCTCTAAACTACTCATCCTCCTTGGCCATTGATTTGATCAGAGACGTATCGAAGCCAATGTCCATCGAAAATATTAGACAGACTGTCGCCACCCTAAATATCCTAATCAAGGACAAGGAGAAGGCTGAAAGACAGGCTCGTTTGGCTCGTGTCAAGGGTGGTACCGCTACTGGTGGTGCtggtaagaagaaggcTAAGGCCAAGACCAATTTGGGTGGTGCTTTCAAGAAAGATCAAGATTTCGACGTGGATGACATCAACTATGATGACTTCGGTGCTGACGATTTTATGTAAAGTTGATATTAAATAAGGTAGTAATAACTACATTAGTGTAGTGGTATAgaattttttattcaaacTTATGAgtttaatttttgaatgaTAAATGAAACATAGATAAATCATGCAAGATGGTAAATATCACAGAATTACGATAGTAGTTTAATGTTAGTGCTGCTTAAAGACTAAAAACTAtgcaaatattatttacaataATAGGGGACAATCTATCTGGCGATTTTCAATACGCTGTTATTTGATCACGCTATGCAGGAGGGGTTTTactttcttgttttttGACTCTTTTGATTATCTCAAGATAATTATATGGCGCGTATCCATTCTGTCCAGCTCTGTTTCGTACTTTCCACCAGTCTGAACTGCGGCCTAGAGGATCTGCTTTGCTTATAATAGCCACTAAATCTCCCTTCTTTAAtgtaatttcaatttgaGGATTTTCAGGCGTGAAATCATATAACGCCCTGGCAAATTCAAGTTTAGAAGGATCTATAGTACCATCTCCATCTTTTCCCATTGCAATGCTATTTCTCTGTTGAACTTCCTGTAGTTTCTGGATAAACTTATTGAGCAAATACGGGAAACCAAAAACTGCagataaaaagaatagcAAAGGCTTCAATGTTATCTTCCTCGCAGGTGCTTTATCATTGTTAAGTCCAAAACGGCTAAATTCCTCTAATAGGCGTGAATTACCAGAATTACCACCTCCTTGTATACGTTTTGGTGCGCTGCCTAGCCTCCCATTTGTGACAAAATACAGTAAccttttcaaaaacttcattATGGCAAATATGCCGAATGCTGATCCTAATACTTCCTTTAAATAGTTAAATTGTTCTGCAACAGAAATCATAGTAAAGAAAGAGTTATGAGTTGCCATGTAAGTGGATTCCAACATCTGTGCAAACCCGGTAACTGCTCCAATAAGGCTCTCTATAAGTTGGAACGTTGCTCTAGTAGATTCTCCAATCTGTTCTAAACCATTTCCTCCCATGTCACCATACGCTCCTCCGTAGTTATAACCATTATTGTAAAATGATCCGTAGTTCCCGTAACCACCTCCATACATGCCTCCATATCTATTCATAGCACCGCTATACATGGATCCAAACATTCCGCCATTGTTGCCATACATTCCACCACCGTAAATACCGCTGTCATAACCATATCCTCCACTGTTGTACATACCAGTTCCAACACCACCATTCATAGTGTTAGTCAATCCCGGTGGTCGGGGCACCACTTCCGGTGGTTCTGAACCCTCCCTAGTACCCTGCTCATGAGATTCCTGTGTTGTAGTGTCTCTGGTAGACATTAGGGAGTTATTAGCCTCATTCTCTATATCGAACGCCCGGTCTACCGCTGCGGTTGTGCCTCCATTAGTCTCCCAAGGCTTCGGCCTCGTCTCTGTATAGGTCATCACGCTAGTAATACCTGAGTTGTTTAGCAAAATGGGTGTTGAGCTACTGTTGAGAACGTGTCTTACCTTTATAGTGTTCCAAGGAATCTTGCTTTTaagataatattttgatcaAATGATGTCTATTGCTGAGATGATCCCTTTGCTAGTCATGATTTGGGCATCTTCTGCTCTTCTCCGGAGTTTATTTTGACGTTCCGGGATAACATAGCAAGACCGTTAACTATGCActaaataataaataattagtATAAAAACATCAAGAATTATAGTGTCATTGGGAAGTATCACATTGCGTAGCTTTACCTcctttaatattattaacattattttttgataatcGTACATCTCACAGCTCTAAAAATCTTATCGGCATAAagatttattattaataaatttataaagTATTGTACAATAGCTCAAACATTGAATTATCTGAGATAGTATAAAAAAGAGGATTgcaaagaaataaaaattaatgtAGTTTATCATATCCGCCTTGTCTGGCAATGTAGTGTATCCTGGTAgtaaaaagaagaaaaaataaaataagaAGTAATGAAACAAACATAAAAGCAACTTTAGTTGTTgaacaatgaaaaaaatagaatgaAGAGAACGGAAGTCTGCAGATCTAAATGGAAGAGGAAATGAGTTATACGTCGAGTGCAGTTTCCATATGCATTAAAACTTTAAAGGTTATCATAAAAAGCTGAATTGTACTATCTCAGCTATTAATTATAACTCTGGAGATGGAGTCTTTGGAATTTTTTCCATGTCATCTAATTGAACTTGAAAGTTTAATTGAAAACCTTTCTTAGAGCTTGTGGCACTTGCAACTGACGATGCAGCATTCTGTCTCTTCTTAACAATAATCTTTTCCTCGGTTGGATCTTCCAAATCAATTTGCTCAATTTCATCCTCTGCAATAACAGATGTACTTGAGGGAGAGTCTGAAAAAGAGGATGgcgaagatgatgaagagtCCTGTTGTTCATCTAGTTTTCTCAGCTCTGTACTTGAAATACGTAGAATCCGCCCTCTGTTGTCGGttaattgaatattatcaCATGATTTTCTGTGGCCATGAGAATGACGATGGCCATGTTTTGAATTAGATTTCTTTGGTGGCGGAGAGTTGCTTATAACTTTTAACTGTTTCAACACTTTCTGGTAACTGTCAAACCTCTTTTCAAGTTGCTTGACTTTCTTCTCCATGTCCCTTTGCTGCGTCGGTTTTGCAATTGGGGCATTTTCGTTGTTACCAATGAAATCCATGAGAAGTCTATCCTCCACTATTCTATTGGTTGTGATGGAGTGGATCAATTTCTCATTTTGCAATTTAAGCTCACTGATCTCAAGTTCAAGCTGTTTAATCTTCAAGTCAAGTTTTTGGGCCTCATATGACGTCGAACTCTGGCTTGACTGACTCTCTAGATTAACTTGGTTCCTAAGATCGTCCTGAATCACAGACATCATCCTATTAGAAGATAAATGCCCATGGCGGTGACTGTTTGCGTGTTTGGCTATATTATTTTGGCTCTCGTACCATTCCATATCGTAGTCTGTGGAAGTTGCGGAGATGAAACTATATCTGTTGGTGTTGATATTCTTATGATCAATTTGTACAAATCCGTTTCTGTCAGTTGGCAACGCTTCGACATCCAAACCGTCTCTCAATTGTTGGGAGTCGACGTCCTTAGCAGAGGTTGCTGTTTCAGTAGAGAAAATCCTAGAAGAACCCACTTCTTTTGAGTGAGAAGCTGGAACCTGCTTCCTCAGGTGTTGTTCTTCATACAGAGTCTTTTCACTGTTGGCATCCGACACCTTCCTTGCATCTTTGTCATCCGACACAGCTAAAGTTTCATCCTTTGTTGTAGTGGCTCTGTCGCGTCTTGTGCTAGTAGAGTCACGGTTCTTGTTCCTCTTAGGAACTATGACTTCTTGCCGTAGCTGATCCAGAGACTCCTTGATCATTGACACTTGCTCAAAGCCCGACATACTGGTGGTCTGGCTGTTGTTTTCATTAGAAGCAGAGCCCTGCTGCTGAGAGCCCGCCTTACCATTGCCAGTCTTCATCAGAAGCGCGGATAGCAAAGGCAGAGTTGATGTTGAAGTAGAGCTTTTCTGCAAGAACTCGGGCTTCAGCATCTTTGGAGCACCCATGCTGAAGTTAGGACCCGGGTTGGCACCGCCTGTGTTCTGGAACTGCAGCCGCAGCGGCGAGAGGGACCTCAGCGTGTCCGAGTCCCTCCTGGACCGCTGCTGGGACCTCCCGGTCCTCGAGAGCTCGCTCAGCTTGGACAGTGATGTCGGGTACAACAGCGAGTTCATCGGTGCGTGCTGGTCTAGCTTCAGCTTCGTCGGCGAGAGCAGCGTCTTGTCGTCAAACCCAAACGCTATGGGAGACATGCTGGGCGACAGCTCGTTGAAATGTGGCGAGTTCATATCCGACGTCCACTTATGTTTGAGTGTTTTTAGCCTGTGTCCTTTGTCGTTGTCGTTGTCGTTGTCGTTGTCGTTGTCGTCGTTGTCTTGGCTCTCTTAGCAATCGAGGAACTATTCCATGGATTCGCTTGTTCTCTTTTTTGTGGTCAAGCGTAATATATAGAAAACCTGAACTCTGTTCCCAACCGATCCCCCACACACAGGCAGCTCCCAAATCCAATTGGACCACTTGAATGGACCACTTGAATGGACCACTTGAATGGATCCCCAGGGAGAGACTGGCTATTGTTGATtcgatgcgatgagctttcATTGTTTACAAGTTTcccattattttttgggCCAATCCGTGCGGCGATCTCTGTGGCTACACGCAACTCCTTGCCTTTTGTTTACTATTTAACCCGATTGGGACGTTCCCACTTCGTCCATGTCATCACCGACAACAGAAATCACATGATCACTATATCATCTGAAGGGCAGTTAGTGGTCTCAGTTGTATCGATTAATTCTTAGtcatatatatgtatgTGAGTAAGCTATACACTCCTGTATGGTACATTTATATTATGGTAGGTGGGTGGTAGGTGGTAGGTGGTAGGGGGGGTCGTGGCATTCTCGTTTGTGCATTGTTTTCAGAACACTTGGCCGGTCATCTTGGCGACGAAGTGCATGGACATCACGGTGAAGATGAAACCGGCGGCCAGGAACAGCACTACGAGCGGGTCCACACGCAGTCCGTCGGCCTCGTCGGTGAAAATCTTCAGGATGCTGCTGCTGGAGCCCCCGAACCCAGCAGCACGCGCAGAGGTAGGCGTCTGCGTCTGCTGCTTCTCCTTCACGGCCTGCGCCTGTCTCCTTCTCTGCAACGTACGGTGACCTCCCGGTGGTGGTGGAGTAGAcattttttgtaattggtGTTCAATAGCTATTGCTTCTGCTTCTTATAACCAGCAACACCGCTAGCAAGAGAGGAAGAGAGAGTCCCTCTTTTCATCCAGTTTCCCAACTTGAGAATCCAAAAAGTCCAAAAGTCTAAAGATCCCCCACCAAGAAAATACTCTTCTGCGGGTTGAAAAGAGCACTTAATTACGTGAGAGACGATACCACGAAGAAAAAACGTGATTCATATATCAATATACGTATACATCACATGATACACGTACCGAATGAGATATAGATCACTGTATACAAGTCACATGATGTCCACGTATAGTGAGATATAAAACACGTGATGGATACGTATAAGTAGATAAGGTTGTCTTTTGCTTCTTTCCGCCTCTCCACACACCAAAAGCCCTTAGAAGTGGCCGTAGGATCCACCTATTTCAAAAACCCAAACACTTTCCCAGCCCACACATAGACATATCTACATGtacatgtatatatatctaCATGTATATATCTACATATACATCTACATCTACATGTATACATATACATTGAGCCCATTGCTGCTTACCCCACACATCACGTGAGTTCTGtggaaatgaaaaaaatttctgaaaaattccGCTTGCGGGATCCTCATCgctgaaaaatttgtcTTTCAACACATATAAAGAGCATCCTGCTGGTAGGGCATCTCTTCTCGCTTCCAGGACACCAACGCAATACCACAGCCAGGACACATGGACACCGACAGTAATCCTGAGGCGGGGGTCAATAACGGGGCCGCTAACGGTGCCGCCAACGCTGCAAGTCTCACAAACGACACAGCCACACctccaacaacaacaacaacaacagcaacaacaaataaTGATTACGAGGCCAACGATGAGGACGTTATACCTAACGCGATAGTTATCAAGAACATCCCGTTTGCGATCAAGAAGGAGCAGCTGCTGGACATCATCCAGGAGATGGGGCTGCCCTTGCCGTACGCGTTCAACTACCACTTCGATAACGGTATCTTCAGAGGGCTGGCGTTTGCGAACTTCTCCACTCCAGAGGACACAAGCAGGGTGATCTCCGACTTGAATGGCAAGGAGATCAACGGGCGGAAGCTGAAGGTGGAGTACAAAAAGATGCTGCCACAGGCGGAAAGAGAGCGCATCGAAAGagagaaaagagaaaagagagGCCAGCTGGAAGAACAACACAGATCCATGTCAAACTTGTCTCTGTCATCTATGAACAGAAACAGCAACAATACAAACAACAGCAATGTAACCCCAGCGGCAAATACCACCAACTTGCTGTCTCAGCAGCTCTTCTCTCCAAACTTGGGATCTTTATCCACTATGCAAAACAGCAACATTGTACAACCAATGGCCAACCAGAGCACTTCGGGATCGATGTACAGCGCCCGTAACAGCGCATACCAGAACGATCCTAACACAAGCGCGAACATGGTCCAGCAACAGTCTGCCGTGACTGAAAGATACTATGCCCCATTACCAGCAGCTTACTCGTTGCCATTGCCTCCACAGCAGTTGGACCTAAACGATCCTGATACTTTGGAAATTTACTCCCAACTATTATTGTTCAAGGATAGAGAGAAGACGTACTACGAGCTGGCTTACCCTGTCGGCGTTTCTGCCAACCACAAACGTATTATAAATGTGCTATGCTCTTACTTAAACCTAGTTGAGGTGTACGATCCTAGGTTCATCATTATAAGAAGGAAAGTCTTGAACCAAAATGACTTGCAATCTCACATCTTACAAAATCAACAGTCTCCTCAAGTTGGGACGACCGAGAATAATGCAATGATGCACCCATTGCAAGCTAGCTCTACTGGAGGATCGATGAACAGATCTCACTCTTACACAAATCTTCTACAAACGCATGCCGCTGCCGCTGCCGTTGGAACAACAACTGCCAGCTATGGATTGGGCGTTACAGCCGCCTCCTCCACTGGTACTCCCAAGATTACACAGCTAGCTCAACAAATGGTTGCCAATCAACAAAGCCAACAGCAGAATGCAAGCGCACAAGGTCATGTAGCTTCTACCTCTTCACCAGTTATTAGTGTTCAATCCAATCCTCTATTCAGTGgagaacaacaacaatcaCTTCTAAGACAAACAAGTGGCTTAACAGCATCTTCCAGAATTCCTTCCGGGTACTCTTCCAATCAAATGTACAATAATGTGAACCCATTGCTAAGAAATAACGGTATTTCCCCACCAGCTGGCCAAACAGCTTTAAATATGACCTCAATCCATAACAACCAGAGAATCCCACAAGGTTTCCCAGCATCTGCATCTCAgttacaacaacagcaacaacagcaacaacaaacaTACGGTCAAAACTCAAATCCTTTAATACCGCAGCACACTAATGAATCGGCTCACTCTAACTATTCTTTGCAGTCCCTACATGATGACTTAATGAATCAGCAGTCCAATACCTCTGTTTTAGGCAACAGTATCTCTGCTACAAATACTGCTAACGCCTCCGATATGATCTACAGAACATTGAGCCAATCTAGATATGAGGACGGTCTTGAACAAGGCCTTAACAGATCCTTGAGCGCATTGGACCTGACTGGTAAGGACCAGGAAAATTCTTCAAACGATAAGAATGCAGGCTGGCCTTAAttatgaaaagaaatataccAGTAACGAAAACGAACTCATGCTAATGAAATGACTTACGTACAGAATCCTGATGATTTTCacgattttttttttttacatctaattctcttttttctaaaattaatgaacAGGCTTTTAACAACCCACTACTTTATAGATAATATTTGGTAAATTCACGTCGTGGTTGTCCCCATACAAGAAAATTGTCACCttctatcttttcttcatctcaATTGCATGCTTAAACACGCGTTCAGAATATTGTCCAAACTCAAATCTCAATGTGATATATGCCTCACTTGCAAAATTTATTCCTTACCATTTAAACCAATCAATTTTTGCAACACCTTGACTTTTTTACGTCACGCACAGGGGGGACAATCTCAACAATCTCATAACATAGCTATGAAAAATGAGTTAGCTACCTACTCCCTATTGCAACAACTATTTTGCCTACCAACTCGACgttaatgatattattctGCGGAATCATAAGCATTCTATACATGGTTTCAACTTTTTCAGCGAAACATTGGCTTCTTGATTCTCGCAATACCCTCCATTTCAAAATgtattttaaaaaaaacaactaaTATGTACTTTCTTATGTATTATTCTAACTAAATTCATATCACACTACTCATAGTTGGTACAGCATGCAAGAGGCATGATACGATTAAGTCAGAGCTTATTGTTGCAGTTCAGTCACATCACTGAATACGCTGCATTTCTTCATTGAGCCTGAATTGATCACAAGGTAAACAAGTGGATTACACCTTAACTATGATGT includes these proteins:
- the NMT1 gene encoding glycylpeptide N-tetradecanoyltransferase NMT1 (CAGL0A04059g~Myristoyl-CoA, protein N-myristoyltransferase) yields the protein MSEKKIEELLKLLSMNNGDMSKLTANQRKEMKEYKFWKTQPVTKFDEEVKEEGPIHEEKTPADIPDEPLPLLPDFEWCAIDVDDEKQLEDVFVLLNENYVEDRDASFRFNYTREFFNWALKSPGWTPDWHIGVRVKASKKLIAFISAIPVRLRVRAKVIDSVEINFLCVHKQLRSKRLTPVLIKEITRRVNKRNIWHALYTAGVVLPAPVSTCRYAHRPLNWDKLYEVQFTDLPPNATKAEMVAKYTLPKATKTAGLRELRLEDVDQALALFNRYQSRFDIVQEFTKEEFIHWFINDKNVVEQDKRVVFSYVVESEGKVTDFFSFYSLPFTILNNSRYKDLGIGYLYYYASDADFKFEDRFDKEGTSLLKQRLSTLVQDACIIAAQNKMDVFNALSSQDNTLFLEDLKFGPGDGFLNFYLFNYRTFPITGGLTEDQHFDTEHRSNVGVVML
- the NCW2 gene encoding Ncw2p (CAGL0A04081g~Predicted GPI-linked cell wall protein), with protein sequence MKLTQVALICSIASVNASTGGLDDNFGGKADSSKESPSGSQAADSDSPSSQVEAQVPSANAAAQLPSSKAVSQVPTQSVVQNSNVVSSAKGKDGFAVEPSTTITTTDANGNPTTKYLWWIPEATPSVSAKSAPTSVEDSESSSSSAVVSSTVSPSAVSSASVVSSSHKSIVSDSALLQNSDFSSVVSSSVSSSASSSASSSASKGKKGKDSDASSSVSSHSRRPDEPITVLTYLDSEGHTVTSKVWWTPTGVTSSNTASVSVSSSIESKENKAVSSVHGKKDKKSKHQKSHSSTTVETTTASSSKEHTSKHKGKGKSKSTVETVHTSVSHSASHSTSQSVSEVAKRAVHFENAGVVDKYPLVLAAGSLAIALLL
- the UPS1 gene encoding Ups1p (CAGL0A04103g~Ortholog(s) have phosphatidic acid transporter activity and role in cardiolipin metabolic process, phospholipid translocation, positive regulation of phosphatidylcholine biosynthetic process), giving the protein MVLVHRSVHVFENDFASVSCAFFNRYPNPYSRTVKSIDTLNQQVLDGKLHTTRLLRKTGNMPVWARPFLGRISESWVIEVSVVDPQRGRMETFTKNLDHTRIMQVEEYSTYDYNFETRKTSVVSRVKFSSGFTTGLRERLENWSRSIFDENVKYSRQGMLFVMKKIEEKRNKRSLLQQIQNIEP
- the HCR1 gene encoding translation initiation factor eIF3 core subunit j (CAGL0A04125g~Ortholog(s) have translation initiation factor activity and role in cytoplasmic translation, maturation of SSU-rRNA from tricistronic rRNA transcript (SSU-rRNA, 5.8S rRNA, LSU-rRNA)), whose product is MSWDDAGNDDAVLMDSWDAEVDFAGDEPILDSWDEEPKAKKEAAKPKPKPKAGGKKNAKGEEKKEQVLAIDELDPQTRKELMKKAELESDLNNAADLLGDLEMAEEHPRARAMQKEQELAAQAALLRPAMTKDTPIEDHPLFKAETKKEYQDLRKALATAIVTMHEKSSLNYSSSLAIDLIRDVSKPMSIENIRQTVATLNILIKDKEKAERQARLARVKGGTATGGAGKKKAKAKTNLGGAFKKDQDFDVDDINYDDFGADDFM